ATATCTACGAATGTACGTAAAACGACAGTACTAGTAGATTAACACCTTAATTAGACCGTTCTAGAGGGTTATTAACCTACCTCTATCGCCATCCTTACGTACTAATAACGTATAGGATCCCTTAACTTCGCCGCTATATATACGCGGCCTAACATCGCCTTTTCCTTATctatactatcgtagtaTCTGACTAAGCTAACTAAGACACACCTTAAGCTTATAGATTAGTACTTACGCTATCTCCTAGAGACTAAGAAcctctaccttatatatagcgctAGCAAACATATTACTAgcctttatagctaactagaGCACCTCGGTAGTAACTACGAGTTCTTTAGAGTATCGGACGCGTCCTACGGCATAAATAATGACAGGACTAGCTTAAATAGCTAGGTCTTTATACTGTTCGGTAGACTAGTAGATTATAAGGCATCTAAACAAATCACTGTCACTAAGTCCTTAATAGAGGCTAAGCTACTCGGGCTTTCGTAAGCCGCCTTAGagcttatatagtaggaacgAGTCTTCGCTAAGATATACCTTTAGTTCAATTAGCgtacctacttatactaCGACAACACGTAGACCATCCGCCTTGTTAACTAATAAGGGCAAAAGCTTAATACGAAGCTACGCTACGTTaatatctactactactagctccGATAGCGAGACTAGCGCGGAGACATTAAGATTaagtatcttagtactaacaATATACCTATAGACGGGCTGACTAAGCTGCTTCTACTACAGAAGCACTAGCACTTCGTTaagctacttaatatagCTAAGGAAGGCGTAGACCTACGTACCTTAGTGCCCTCTATAGCCGTATTAGGAGGTAACGGGGTAACAGACGCCTAAGAAGCCCGTAGTAGCGgccttaccttatctcgaAACGAATACCGAACGGCTTCATCTTTACGGACACCCCTCTAGAAGCGCTAGTAGGCGTAAAACACGGCCACTAGTAGCCactaatactatagacgATAACGAAGCTAGGGCAAAGCATCTACTATTCACCGGTACGGccctagtactattattaataggtgtttctcggactcctattagctaatagcgtaagggcgagaaacacccctattactagtagtagcgtACGCGCGCGACAAAAGTAGCGCGTCTAATTAGAAAGCGAGAAACGCCTCTAActtactactagtaataacACTACTACCTTATTACTACATTATCCGCTACTTTCGCACCTTATACACCTTTAAAAGTGTAGAAAGTAAGGTACCCCAAAGGTACCTTTTCAACTTTCCGATACCGTTGCTCCGGTGTTACCTATTAGAGCCCTATTACACCTTATATAGTACAAGCTCTATCGTAGATAGCCTAGTATATTGCGCTACTAACTAGTATCTTATACTCCCTAGGGGCAGAGCGAGCTCTCTTACTATTCGCCGGAGCGAAATAACTTAGTATAGAGCAATTATCGGACAATTTAATAAGTTGAGCGGACGACAATATATGTTTAAGTATACGATAGGACTAAGGCTACCCCTAGATTAAACTTAGGGCCTCTAATGTTTGCCGGTAGGTAAGACGATTATATACTTAAGTGAAAGTCCGTATAACGGGACTATTACCTAAGCTATCTTACCGGTAACAGTCACACATTCTATACTTTATTATATAGGTAacaatagtagtagtaaaagTGAGGAATAAGGGAAGGGGTACAAAGCTCACCTTACTTACCTTAGCTTACTTTACTTGAAACAGCTAACTtacccttactatagtagtagtaacaCCGAGGGCCTGAcgttactactataggtaggggGAGTAGTTATGACAGGGTATACGCGATTATATAGGAATCAGCTTATTCACTCTAGCGTACGAGCTAAGGGGGtgtgtcgcgatccgagcgtgtATATAGGCAACATCCTATTATCAAAACTTGAGgccacgtacgctaagaattaggtgactaattagttacctatagcctctttaagagcaatacttgtctattctagatagatatatacaATATATaacctgcttttgaaacaccctatataagcccgtataataacttcctatacttctaacgtgatatagtacctagtatagaaggttatcgctagtacagtcgtaagggcccgcgaattagtactagcgtataagggcattcgacccggaaacgagccgaactactaggtaagggacgaatagctagtaatacgataggaaggtaagaagtcgtttatagagcaactatagaaagagaggtagaacaactagggtgtagggcatagtagacgcccttagctagcgggacaacctaaggaatagttagctacgaaatccgcggttaagcaccacccgaagcttatctactaccgccttacgagggtatagagtagtatagcaacctaactacgaagcgaacacatcggcctctaggggtacctattatagaggaaggttctagaatacacgaatactagctagccctacggctattactcctagaatatacggtacgtactcctcgtctacccgaggtagtcgctaggaaggggggagtagatagtaaaggcgaggaaccggacgattagggcacttcttaataacgttaaggacctagggcgtattacgaactagatactagagaagggctagctagaatagtaccgcctagtaggagtagtataggaagagaggatacgacgtagcgcgacgagaccggctaggagcgggggctaatagggtagtgatatagactacgtacgtttagagggaaagctaatctagataaggagaagtcgggggcgggaagggttttcacctattcgggtttccctttatatataataatagatatatacctatatagccCGAGTAGGGTtctagaacaggggaatgacaaatctatctatctatatatacaaaagtTTGTCGTAAATTATCGACGTCGATAAGCGCTAAGACTTTGCTATTCTTTGCTCTCGGGAAAATAGACTCTTAGTATAAGTTATAGTATTTTAAGGCACGTATTCGATTAGGTATATATAGGCGAGCATTTAAGtatatatattactatatataagcgctTCGTTATTGCCTAATATACTGTTTTGTTTAAAACGTCGCGGTTTAACGCGACGATCGAGGAAGTCGAGTGCACTAGGTGTTTATGCTAGCGTTCTACACGCTTGGATCGCGACAACTGCCACCTACATGCTACATGTCAACAACAACTCCATCGCCATTACCGCTACCATGAGCCTCGCGGAGCTGCCCGACCTGCAGAGGCTGTCGCCGCCCGGAGTGACTCTCCTCGTTGCCTTCCTGGCCCTCACCTCGCAGTGGCTGTTCCATTACATCGAGCCTGGTCCCTTACGCAAAGGCGACGCGTGCCTCTTCAACGCGCTGGTCGCGTGCCTGCTCGTATGTTACTGGCGAACATGTTTCACCGACCTCGGCAGGATACCCAAGGACTGGAGTGAGTCCGTGAGTAACGACAGCAATCTTCCCAAACTCGTGGAACTGGACAGCACAGCGCAAAGCAATCGGTGGTGCAGGAAGTGCGAGGCCTTCAAGCCGCCCAGGGCACATCACTGTAAGACGTGTAAAAGGTCAGTCATTCCCATCATGTTTGATGGCGGGTAGACATCTGACGATGAAAGATGTGTGGCGAAGATGGACCACCACTGTGTGTGGACAGGTAGGCAGCGTGGTCTTTTCATTTGCAAACGCCAAGTAACATCTCTTTCAGCTAATTGCGTTTCCCATGTCACGATTCCGCATTTCATTCGCTTTTTGTGCTACACGGTCGTGTCCATGACCTATCTGGAGTACTTCCTTTACGTTCGAGCTGCACTGCTATGGGAAAAGAGAGCATTGCCCAGTGTACGTCATCTTCCCATGGAATCAGACTTGCTTTGACTGACCATCCCGAAAAGTACCTCGGACCATCAGCCTTCCAACTCGGACATCTGTTCGCTCTAGTCGGCATCAATTCACTGATCCTCTTTGCCCTCACACTACTGCTGATCCGCACGTTGTGGTCACTGGCCGTCAACACCTGGACCATCGAGGGCTGGGAGATCGAACGGCACCACACTCTTTTGCGCAGAGCGCGTGTCCTCGGCGGTTATCTCGAGGGCCCAGACGGTATCAAAGTACGCATAGACCACCAAGAGTTCCCATGGGATGTGGGCATCTGGACCAACATCTGCCAAGGAATGGGCACTTCGAATCCACTCGCGTGGCTCTGGCCGTTCGCGCAAAGCCCAAGCGGGGAGAGTGGGCTTTCTTACCCCCACAACGAGATTGATGGTAGGCGAACAGCCACCCTGCATCGATTGTCTACTGACTGCCATCAGACCCAAGCAAGCCATGGCCTCCACCCGACCCGGACAGGCTGTTTCGAGTACCGCGCAGGACCTTCAAAGGAGATGGCTTCACGAAGCCCTGGGACATGAACGAATTCCGCAAACGTCAAGAAGCTGATACAGCTCGCTACGCCGACGTTCATGACGAGTATGTTGTCCGCCGCAAAACTTTCCACGAGCGACTGGAAGAAGCGCAACGACAGTCGTCAAGGTCACACCACGAGGAAAATGATGAAGACGCAGTGGAGGATGACTCTGAGCCCGAGCCTGAAGAGCCTCGTGGCAGACCGTCTAAGAAGGATGAAGGCGAGGAGTCTTGGCGAAACAAGGAAGGAGAACGTCTGGCGGACTTTGGTGTTGATGAGGATGCAGAGTTCTATGATGAGGATGATTTGCCGCTTGCTGAGTTGATGCGGCGTCGTCAAGCTCAATAAGCGTATGGCTACAGAGATCAGATGTGCCGAACATTTGCGTCCTATGACTTGGGAAGGCCCTACGAGGTGCGTCCACAGGTCCCGCCGACGTTCAGGCCGAGACTGGCTATCGCCGCTAGTTCGAAGCGGTCGCTACTTCTGTGGTGCCGCAAGCAACGATTGAAGCAAATTGGTGGGAAATGACGGACGGCGATCGATGTCCCAAGCATCCTTCCTTTGCAACCGGCTAGCGCCTTCTGGATGTATCGAAGAGCTGACGATACAACGAAGCCGGACCTGATGATCCCATCTTCTGCAACAATACAAGGCCGAGCATATCTTCTTGCACTTCATCGATACCGCGCCGTCGATTCCGACATTGCCTACCACAATATGCCTTGCCCCAACCCAAaccacacacacacacacacacacacacacctGGCCCCGGCCAGGGGGAACCGAACGAGAGGAGCTCATCATGAATAAATGCGAGAACAGGTGCGATTACTGCCCGGGTAAAAAGGACTCCGCGGGAGGTCTCTACGCAAATGCCAAGCAGCTTCGGAGCCACGTCATGAACGTGCATATCCAGAAAGACATCGACTATGGGCACATCACGCTCACCAACGCATTCGCAAGCTCGAAAAAGAAAAAGGCAAGCACCGTCCCGAAGGACCTCGAGGACTCAGACAGCCCTGGTCAACCCGCAGCGCGCAAGAAAAGTACTGGGGCGCTCATGCCCTTCAACGCAGCAGAATCGGTACTGAACAATACTCATCGCGCATTACGTCTTCACGAAAACGATCGAGAAAACTTTCGTAACCTCGTACATGCTCACCTCAAGGAGACGACTGATCTGGACACTCTCGTCAACCATCCCAAAGCCAGTCGCAGAGTTCTCCTGACCGAAACTGTGAACGATTTCCTCGTGACTCGTGCTCCTTGGCTTTGGCGACCACTCATCGGAAGTCGCAAGCATCTTTCTCAGAAAGAAGACTTGGTGGTCTGGGGCGGCGCGGACGGTGGAGCGCGTAACCGCGTAACGGGTCCGATTGGTTCTGTGGATACCATCATGGTCCGGCAGCGGCGTCGGCATTGGACAGACCACAACCCAGGCTTGGAATTGACCGACCAGATGATGAAGGTCGAGTCTGACCTGGGACTGTGGACTCTTGGGTACTTCATGGCTCTAATTGACCTTCTAGCAAATGGTGAGGAGATCGACGGGGAAGAAGAGGCTTCGGACGAGGACGCGTTGATGGCGAAGATCCTGAAGGAGAAGAACGAGGCGTAGATCGGGGTGCTGAGTTATTCCTCGACTGCTTAGCTACAAGTGATAGCATTTGGGGTGTCGTTTGCAGTGTGTCTCTTTGCCCTATCATGCAAAACAAGTTGTAGCCACAGCCAGGGGAGGGCGCATATAGCTATGTAGCTGCGGTCGTTCCTTCCTCATCGTGAAGCTTGGCAACGGTTACAGCTCCCAGGTCCAACGGTTGGTGCTTCACGAAGCATAAGAGAATTTCTTGCTTCAGGATGAACTCTTCCAGCTTTGCATGTGCCTGTCCGCCCGCCTGCCTGTCTGCCACACTCAAAGCTGCACCTGAAGTGAATCACGCACTCACACAGTTCTAACCATTTTAAATGTACAGAAGCCGAATAAGCAGCAATGTCGACCACATCAGATGAAGGCGACGCCAGCTCAAGCGACTCCAGTCCACAGACGACGCCGGAGAAATTCAAGATGAGCAAGAAGCAGAGATTGGAGAAGTGGAAGAGAGTGGGTGAATCTGGTGGCGTTGGGATCTTGGAGAAGGCCAGAGCGAGGTTGCGCGCCATGAAACCCAAGGGCGACGAGCAGTCCTCAAATCCGCCAAAGGCTCAGCCAGCAGCACAGACAGTTCCACCCGCCTCGAAGCAGCCCGTCACGTCCCTCCCTCAGCGCGCGCCATCGAAGGTCGTCAAGCCAGCTCAGCGGCCAGCCTCCAGACCATCGACTCGACCGGCCACCACTTTGCCAAGCAACATCGACAGCGGTAACGCCGCGCGCGCCATCGCAGCATTTCGACAAGAACAGCGCCGCAAGCTCCCGCCAAAGGGCATCTTCACCGCACCGCAGCCAGGCTTGAAGCGAGTCATGCCAATCCCGGTCCATGCGCCACCGCCGCCGCTTCAGCAGTATCGAAATCCGCTCGCCAATGCATACTGGTCGTACATACCTGCCATGCGTGAAGGTAATCCGGTATCCGGCCTTTCGTCCGCGCCATCATTCATGATGAATCCTCTTCATGTTCCACAAGAGGAGCGTGTTGCTGAGCTTGTGCGGTTGCATGAGCAGTATCAACAGACTGGAGAGATTGGCGGACTACCAATAGCGACGCCAAAACAGCAGAGAGGTCCAGGAGTGGCGCGCGGAGGATACTATCAGTGGCACTGAAGGGAGTACCATACCACCGACTATGCCTGCCGCGGTTTGGAGGAGGATCGATAGGAACGAAGCATAACAGTGCACGAAGCGCTCCGCAGGAAACTCAGCTCAATGCATTCACATGAGCACCCTTCCCACAACCCCTTCCAATCCCCTTTCCACCAACCACGCCTCCAGCGCTCTCATATCCCCTCTATTACTCCTCTCCCCTCGCTTATCCAACTTGTCCGTAGTCTCCTCCATTCCCTCAAACACCCTCCTCACATCCTGCGTTTCCCTATGCCGTTCAGACACTTTCTTAAGCTGAGACGGGATATCCCCCCAACTTCCCGTCTTGATATACTTCATGTAATCATCTATATCCTGCGCGCCACCCTCCAGACACAGAATTCCGGGCTTGCCGGCGAGGAGGAAGCCGGTGAGGCTGTAGGTGGGAGCAATCGTTACGATGTCGTTGCGTTTTTGCCGGGTGCTGATGGAGGGGAAGTAGAGGCAGACGCGGACGAGGGGCTTTGGAACGCCATTCGGGTCGGATGCGGGTGGTCGGCAGACGGTGGAAAGGGCGCTGAGCTGGAGGCTGGCTTGGTCGCGGATATGGTCGATGGCGGAGGAGAGGTCGGAGGAGGGCATGTTGGTTGAGAGCTGGGCTGTTTCTGCGCGGGTGAGCCAGGAGGGCTGGATTGGGCGCACTCTGCTTGCGGCGAGATCACTGTCTACACGGCTGCTGATGTTCATGGGTATGGAGATGTTCATTGAGATCTCTTTCGCATCGCATTCGCTCACCGGGAGCGTGAGGCGCAGGCTTATCTCTTCAGGAACGGCAGGTGCGGTGCCACTTGGATTCTCGCACCATACTCGGCATTGTTCGAGGATCTTGTCAGTCTCCTCTTCTACCTTCAGCTCTTCTGGTGAGTACATGGCACGCAACAGCTCGATCTGATGTAGCTGAGACTCGAG
Above is a genomic segment from Fulvia fulva chromosome 3, complete sequence containing:
- a CDS encoding RWD domain-containing protein 2A encodes the protein MASTASIEMLESQLHQIELLRAMYSPEELKVEEETDKILEQCRVWCENPSGTAPAVPEEISLRLTLPVSECDAKEISMNISIPMNISSRVDSDLAASRVRPIQPSWLTRAETAQLSTNMPSSDLSSAIDHIRDQASLQLSALSTVCRPPASDPNGVPKPLVRVCLYFPSISTRQKRNDIVTIAPTYSLTGFLLAGKPGILCLEGGAQDIDDYMKYIKTGSWGDIPSQLKKVSERHRETQDVRRVFEGMEETTDKLDKRGERSNRGDMRALEAWLVERGLEGVVGRVLM
- a CDS encoding Palmitoyltransferase pfa4, with translation MLHVNNNSIAITATMSLAELPDLQRLSPPGVTLLVAFLALTSQWLFHYIEPGPLRKGDACLFNALVACLLVCYWRTCFTDLGRIPKDWSESVSNDSNLPKLVELDSTAQSNRWCRKCEAFKPPRAHHCKTCKRCVAKMDHHCVWTGRQRGLFICKRQVTSLSANCVSHVTIPHFIRFLCYTVVSMTYLEYFLYVRAALLWEKRALPSYLGPSAFQLGHLFALVGINSLILFALTLLLIRTLWSLAVNTWTIEGWEIERHHTLLRRARVLGGYLEGPDGIKVRIDHQEFPWDVGIWTNICQGMGTSNPLAWLWPFAQSPSGESGLSYPHNEIDDPSKPWPPPDPDRLFRVPRRTFKGDGFTKPWDMNEFRKRQEADTARYADVHDEYVVRRKTFHERLEEAQRQSSRSHHEENDEDAVEDDSEPEPEEPRGRPSKKDEGEESWRNKEGERLADFGVDEDAEFYDEDDLPLAELMRRRQAQ